The following proteins are encoded in a genomic region of Hoeflea phototrophica DFL-43:
- the hisS gene encoding histidine--tRNA ligase encodes MSDKKQKQKKPQKLKARLARGFPDRSPGDIRATDQMMAKIRTVYERFGFEPVETPFVEYTDALGKFLPDQDRPNEGVFSFQDDDEQWLSLRYDLTAPLARHVAENFNDIQLPYRTYRAGWVFRNEKPGPGRFRQFMQFDADIVGAPGVQADAEMCMMMADTMEALGIARGDYVIRVNNRKVLDGVMEAIGLGGEDNAGKRLTVLRAIDKRDKFGIEGVKLLLGPGRWDGGKEGEGDFTPGAGLDHETINNVILCLRDPLAVIAQGGGWANASISTGLGELNTIEEIVVASGYGPDRIKIDPSVVRGLEYYTGPVFEAELLFDVTNEKGQTVQFGSVGGGGRYDGLVSRFMGQPVPATGFSIGVSRLMTALKNLGKLSGEAASGPILVTIMDRDRIGDYAKMAQELRTALNPLGGDGQPTGPTIPVELFQGNPKDFPKQLRYADRRGSPIAIIQGGNEKEAGKLIVKDLIEGKRIAETITDNAEWREAKAGEHLVDEADLVITVKRVLAEQASDGQEI; translated from the coding sequence ATGTCCGACAAGAAGCAGAAGCAAAAGAAGCCTCAGAAGCTCAAGGCCCGCCTGGCGCGCGGTTTTCCGGATCGCTCGCCCGGAGACATCCGAGCCACAGATCAGATGATGGCGAAGATCAGAACCGTCTATGAGCGCTTCGGCTTCGAGCCGGTGGAAACGCCCTTTGTCGAATACACCGATGCGCTGGGCAAATTCCTGCCGGATCAGGACCGTCCCAATGAAGGCGTGTTCTCGTTTCAGGACGATGACGAGCAGTGGCTCTCGCTGCGCTATGATTTGACAGCACCGCTGGCCCGCCACGTTGCGGAAAACTTCAACGACATCCAGCTGCCCTACCGCACCTATCGTGCCGGCTGGGTGTTCCGCAACGAGAAGCCCGGCCCCGGCCGTTTCCGCCAGTTCATGCAGTTCGACGCCGACATCGTAGGCGCGCCGGGCGTCCAGGCCGACGCCGAAATGTGCATGATGATGGCCGACACCATGGAAGCGCTCGGCATCGCGCGCGGCGACTATGTGATCCGGGTCAACAACCGCAAGGTGCTCGACGGCGTGATGGAAGCCATCGGCCTTGGCGGCGAAGACAATGCAGGTAAGCGCCTCACCGTGCTGCGCGCCATCGACAAGCGCGACAAGTTTGGCATCGAGGGGGTCAAGCTGCTGCTCGGTCCGGGGCGCTGGGATGGCGGCAAGGAAGGTGAGGGTGATTTCACGCCGGGGGCTGGGCTGGATCATGAAACAATCAACAACGTGATCTTATGTCTCCGCGATCCGCTCGCGGTGATAGCTCAAGGTGGCGGTTGGGCGAATGCGTCCATTAGCACCGGCCTCGGGGAGCTGAATACCATTGAAGAGATTGTGGTTGCTTCAGGCTACGGTCCGGACCGCATCAAGATCGACCCCTCCGTCGTCCGCGGTCTCGAATATTACACCGGTCCGGTCTTCGAGGCCGAACTCCTCTTCGACGTCACCAACGAAAAGGGCCAGACCGTGCAGTTCGGCTCCGTCGGCGGCGGTGGCCGTTACGATGGTCTGGTCTCGCGCTTCATGGGCCAGCCTGTGCCCGCCACCGGCTTTTCCATCGGCGTTTCGCGGCTGATGACGGCGCTCAAGAATCTCGGCAAGCTCTCGGGCGAGGCAGCCTCGGGCCCGATCCTGGTCACCATAATGGACCGCGACCGCATCGGCGATTACGCGAAGATGGCGCAGGAGCTCAGAACCGCGCTCAACCCCCTGGGTGGCGACGGCCAGCCGACAGGCCCCACCATCCCGGTTGAGCTGTTCCAGGGCAATCCCAAGGACTTCCCCAAGCAGCTGCGCTACGCCGACCGCCGCGGTTCGCCCATCGCCATCATCCAGGGCGGCAACGAGAAGGAAGCGGGCAAGCTCATCGTCAAGGATCTGATCGAGGGCAAGCGCATCGCCGAGACCATCACTGACAATGCCGAATGGCGCGAGGCCAAGGCCGGAGAGCACCTTGTCGACGAGGCGGATCTGGTCATCACCGTCAAACGCGTGCTCGCCGAACAGGCCTCGGATGGTCAGGAAATCTGA
- the hisG gene encoding ATP phosphoribosyltransferase, producing the protein MTVAPETLTIALPSKGRMKDDAIAVFARAGLTVTAIGNDRSYRGRLEGIDGVEVAFLSASEIARELGAGAVDLGVTGEDLVRESLPRADERVEVAVRLGFGNADVVVAVPDIWKDVDTMADLGDVAADFRARHGRRLAIATKYWRLTQSFFSTRHGIQLYRIVESLGATEGAPASGAADIIVDITTTGSTLNANHLRVLSDGVILKSEACLVRARKPGHDQDPRISKLISALRAAAPA; encoded by the coding sequence ATGACGGTGGCGCCGGAAACACTGACCATCGCGCTGCCATCCAAGGGCCGGATGAAGGACGACGCGATTGCAGTCTTTGCCCGCGCCGGGTTGACGGTCACCGCGATCGGCAATGACCGCAGCTATCGCGGCCGCCTCGAGGGCATTGACGGAGTCGAGGTGGCGTTCCTCTCGGCTTCGGAGATTGCCCGGGAACTGGGGGCAGGGGCGGTTGATCTCGGTGTCACCGGCGAGGATCTGGTGCGCGAAAGCCTGCCCCGCGCCGACGAGCGGGTGGAGGTCGCAGTCCGGCTCGGCTTCGGCAATGCAGATGTTGTCGTGGCAGTTCCCGATATCTGGAAAGACGTCGACACCATGGCGGATCTTGGCGATGTGGCTGCGGATTTCCGCGCCCGCCATGGTCGCCGTCTGGCGATTGCCACCAAATACTGGCGTCTGACACAGAGCTTCTTTTCGACCCGCCACGGCATTCAGCTCTACCGGATTGTCGAGAGCCTTGGCGCCACCGAAGGCGCGCCGGCCTCAGGCGCTGCCGACATCATTGTCGACATCACCACCACCGGGTCGACGTTGAACGCCAATCATTTGCGGGTTCTTTCAGACGGCGTGATCCTGAAGTCTGAAGCCTGCCTGGTGCGGGCGAGAAAGCCCGGCCATGATCAGGATCCGCGAATCTCGAAG
- a CDS encoding BA14K family protein: MLKLATKILVSASFCLAALAPAQALPVMPLKQVPAALASADVVDVHYKRRGGFYRHHKRHYYNGHRGYRHHRYGYRHYNGYWFPPAAFALGVIIGSQSHGGGYGVRPGYTHPRHVRYCYDRYRSYRAYDNTFQPYHGPRKQCRSRYF; the protein is encoded by the coding sequence ATGTTGAAACTCGCCACGAAAATACTGGTATCCGCATCTTTTTGCCTGGCTGCGCTGGCCCCGGCTCAGGCCTTGCCGGTGATGCCGCTCAAGCAGGTCCCGGCCGCGCTCGCATCCGCCGATGTGGTCGATGTCCATTACAAGCGGCGCGGCGGGTTCTACCGTCATCACAAGCGCCACTACTACAATGGTCATCGGGGCTACCGGCACCACCGATACGGATATCGTCACTACAACGGCTATTGGTTTCCGCCTGCAGCCTTTGCGCTGGGCGTGATCATCGGCAGCCAGTCCCATGGCGGTGGTTATGGCGTCCGGCCCGGCTACACCCACCCGCGGCATGTGCGCTACTGCTACGACCGCTACCGGTCCTACCGGGCCTATGACAACACGTTCCAGCCCTATCACGGCCCGCGCAAACAGTGCCGTTCGCGCTACTTCTGA
- a CDS encoding L,D-transpeptidase, with translation MKRILPVLVSSAALSLAAFTAPATANDRYGQRPPVVLSPDLSAPWVMQLGGQAAPRGGVVYRTKPQQPRTVVRQQRSLSEQPRRATQVAAAAAPRVKPKPARQLAPQFLPQTVAYNGGEKPGTIIINTHERFLYHVMGNGQARRYGVGVGKQGHAWSGTERITRKAEWPDWRPPASMIKRVREQEGRILPAHMKGGPDNPLGARALYLGSTLYRIHGTNQPWTIGQAVSSGCIRMRNEDVTELYERAKVGAKVIVI, from the coding sequence ATGAAGAGAATTCTGCCTGTGCTTGTCTCCAGTGCGGCTTTGAGCCTTGCTGCTTTCACCGCTCCCGCAACTGCCAACGACCGTTACGGCCAACGCCCGCCGGTAGTGCTGAGCCCGGATCTCTCAGCCCCATGGGTGATGCAGCTTGGTGGCCAGGCCGCGCCACGCGGTGGGGTTGTTTACCGGACCAAACCGCAGCAGCCGCGCACGGTGGTCCGCCAGCAGCGCTCGCTGTCCGAACAGCCACGGCGGGCAACGCAGGTCGCAGCAGCAGCCGCTCCGCGGGTCAAACCAAAACCGGCCCGTCAGCTTGCCCCCCAGTTTCTGCCGCAAACGGTTGCCTACAATGGCGGCGAAAAGCCCGGCACCATCATTATCAACACCCATGAACGGTTCCTGTACCACGTCATGGGCAACGGCCAGGCGCGGCGCTACGGCGTCGGCGTGGGCAAGCAAGGCCACGCCTGGAGCGGCACCGAGCGGATCACCCGCAAGGCGGAGTGGCCGGATTGGCGACCACCGGCTTCAATGATCAAGCGTGTTCGCGAGCAGGAAGGCCGGATCCTGCCGGCCCATATGAAAGGCGGCCCGGACAATCCGCTGGGCGCACGCGCACTTTATCTCGGCTCGACACTTTACCGCATTCACGGCACCAATCAGCCCTGGACAATTGGCCAAGCGGTCTCTTCGGGCTGCATCCGGATGCGCAACGAGGATGTCACCGAACTTTATGAGCGCGCCAAAGTTGGCGCCAAGGTGATCGTGATCTAG
- a CDS encoding L,D-transpeptidase yields MSNRISRRFMLTAGASAILLAPLAEPASAQTQSKKPKSKYWRKKVRFQTNEKPGTIIVDTNTKYLYYVEGNNRATRYGVGVGREGFGWSGTVKVGRKAEWPSWRPPATMIARERRKGRILPAYMKGGPNNPLGARALYLYRGGRDTIFRIHGTNQPWTIGQNMSSGCIRMMNKDVEHLYKRADVGSKVIVIGPSGRGADKLYTDRGQDLLGSIFGG; encoded by the coding sequence ATGTCCAATCGCATATCACGACGTTTCATGCTGACTGCGGGTGCAAGCGCAATTCTGCTTGCGCCGCTTGCGGAGCCGGCGTCGGCTCAAACCCAGTCAAAGAAGCCAAAATCCAAATATTGGCGCAAGAAGGTCCGCTTTCAGACCAATGAAAAGCCCGGCACCATCATCGTCGATACCAACACCAAGTATCTCTACTATGTCGAAGGCAACAACCGCGCGACCCGCTATGGCGTCGGCGTGGGCCGTGAAGGCTTCGGGTGGTCCGGCACCGTGAAGGTCGGACGCAAGGCCGAATGGCCAAGCTGGCGCCCACCGGCAACAATGATCGCACGCGAACGCCGCAAGGGCCGGATTCTGCCCGCCTACATGAAGGGTGGACCGAACAATCCGCTCGGTGCCCGGGCGCTCTATCTCTACAGGGGCGGGCGCGACACGATTTTCCGCATCCACGGCACCAACCAGCCCTGGACCATCGGACAGAACATGTCGTCGGGCTGCATCCGGATGATGAACAAGGATGTCGAGCATCTCTACAAGCGTGCCGATGTCGGCTCCAAGGTGATCGTGATCGGCCCCAGCGGCCGGGGCGCCGACAAGCTTTACACTGACCGCGGACAGGACCTTCTTGGCAGCATCTTCGGCGGTTGA
- a CDS encoding DNA-3-methyladenine glycosylase I codes for MAHENGLIIGEDGRTRCFWPGNLPDYLDYHDHEWGRPVADDTRLFEKICLEGFQSGLSWLTILRKRENFRAAFAGFDFHKVACFDDQDVERLVSDAGIIRHRGKIVSTINNAKRAIEMAEEFGSLAAYFWSHEPGPDQRPPTVDYAILRANPTTEVSTRISKDLKKRGWSFVGPTTVYAFMQAMGLVNDHIEGCCCRAEVEALRAALKRPGGVA; via the coding sequence ATGGCGCACGAGAACGGCCTGATCATCGGCGAGGATGGCCGCACGCGCTGTTTCTGGCCTGGCAATCTGCCTGATTATCTCGACTATCACGATCACGAATGGGGCCGTCCGGTTGCCGATGACACACGGCTGTTTGAGAAGATCTGCCTGGAAGGGTTTCAGTCAGGCCTGTCCTGGCTCACCATTCTGCGCAAGCGCGAGAATTTCCGCGCGGCGTTTGCCGGCTTTGATTTCCACAAGGTCGCCTGCTTTGATGATCAGGACGTAGAACGCCTGGTGAGCGACGCCGGGATCATCCGGCACCGCGGCAAGATTGTCTCGACCATCAACAACGCCAAGCGCGCCATCGAAATGGCCGAGGAGTTCGGCTCGCTCGCCGCCTATTTCTGGAGCCACGAACCGGGGCCTGATCAGCGGCCGCCAACAGTGGACTATGCCATCCTGCGGGCCAATCCCACGACCGAGGTCTCGACCCGGATTTCCAAGGATCTGAAAAAGCGCGGCTGGAGCTTCGTCGGCCCGACCACCGTCTATGCCTTCATGCAGGCGATGGGGCTGGTCAATGATCATATTGAAGGCTGTTGCTGCCGTGCCGAGGTCGAGGCCCTTCGCGCCGCTCTCAAGCGGCCGGGCGGGGTGGCATGA
- a CDS encoding DUF1801 domain-containing protein, producing MSPEDLKTLILSVAERTPEIGPLEESLKWGEQSFTPAKRNVGSSVRIAPRDNGDVALMFICHTNLVEEFRGLYPDGLVFEGNRAIVLSEGFETDQAGLEHCIALALTYKLRKRQRPA from the coding sequence ATGAGTCCGGAGGATCTCAAGACGCTGATCCTGAGCGTCGCCGAACGCACACCGGAGATCGGTCCGCTTGAAGAGAGCCTCAAATGGGGCGAACAGAGCTTCACTCCGGCGAAACGCAATGTCGGAAGCTCGGTGCGGATCGCGCCGCGCGACAATGGCGATGTGGCGCTGATGTTCATCTGCCACACCAATCTGGTCGAGGAGTTCCGCGGGCTCTATCCCGATGGGCTTGTCTTCGAGGGCAACCGGGCCATTGTACTCTCGGAGGGCTTTGAGACTGACCAGGCCGGGCTTGAGCACTGCATCGCGCTGGCGCTGACCTACAAATTGCGCAAGCGGCAAAGACCGGCCTGA
- the glcF gene encoding glycolate oxidase subunit GlcF: MQTNFTAEQLKDSGVAESEKILRKCVHCGFCTATCPTYVTLGNELDSPRGRIYLIKDMLENDRPADKQVVTHIDRCLSCLACMTTCPSGVNYMHLVDHARAHIEKTYKRPLMNRITRGLLAMVLPYPGRFRASLYAARLGRPFAPLFKALPGMKPMAAMLELAPSFVPAQSDVAKPGAHPASGEKRGRVAILTGCAQPVLKPGINEATVRLLNRIGVEVVVPEGEGCCGALVHHMGREHDAMEAARRNVDAWTRQIDAGGLDAIIITASGCGTTIKDYGYMLREDPDYAGKAAHVSAIAKDITEYLAGIEMPEPVNGADLVVAYHSACSMQHGQKITVQPKALLKAAGFTVKDPPEGHLCCGSAGTYNIMQPEIARTLRDRKVKNIERTKPDLIATGNIGCMTQIAGGTDIPIIHTVELLDWVYGGEKPAGMPDAPAKVQKLEAAE, from the coding sequence ATGCAGACCAATTTCACCGCCGAGCAGCTCAAGGATTCCGGTGTTGCCGAATCCGAGAAGATCCTGCGCAAATGCGTGCATTGCGGTTTCTGCACTGCCACCTGCCCGACCTATGTCACGCTCGGCAACGAACTCGACAGTCCACGTGGCCGGATCTATCTGATCAAGGACATGCTGGAGAACGACCGGCCTGCGGACAAGCAGGTGGTCACCCATATCGACCGCTGTCTCTCATGCCTTGCCTGCATGACCACATGCCCCTCGGGCGTCAACTACATGCATCTGGTCGATCATGCCCGCGCCCATATCGAAAAGACCTATAAGCGGCCCCTGATGAACCGCATCACCCGTGGCCTGCTCGCCATGGTGCTGCCCTATCCCGGCCGTTTTAGGGCTTCGCTCTATGCGGCGCGGCTGGGCCGGCCCTTTGCCCCTCTGTTCAAAGCCTTGCCGGGCATGAAGCCGATGGCGGCGATGCTCGAACTCGCGCCATCCTTTGTTCCCGCACAATCGGATGTCGCCAAGCCGGGCGCCCACCCTGCGAGTGGCGAAAAGCGCGGCCGGGTCGCGATCCTGACGGGGTGCGCCCAGCCCGTTCTCAAGCCCGGCATCAACGAAGCCACGGTCAGGCTCTTGAACCGCATTGGTGTCGAGGTGGTTGTTCCGGAAGGGGAGGGCTGTTGCGGAGCGCTGGTCCATCACATGGGTCGCGAGCATGACGCTATGGAAGCCGCACGTCGGAATGTCGATGCCTGGACCCGCCAGATCGATGCAGGCGGCCTGGATGCCATCATCATCACCGCCTCGGGCTGCGGCACCACCATCAAGGATTATGGCTACATGCTGCGTGAGGACCCCGACTACGCCGGGAAGGCAGCCCATGTATCGGCGATTGCCAAGGACATCACCGAGTATCTCGCCGGCATCGAGATGCCTGAACCGGTCAATGGCGCCGATCTCGTTGTCGCCTATCATTCCGCCTGTTCGATGCAGCATGGCCAGAAGATCACCGTGCAACCCAAAGCGCTGCTCAAGGCTGCTGGCTTCACCGTCAAGGATCCGCCCGAGGGGCACCTGTGCTGCGGCTCGGCCGGAACCTACAACATCATGCAGCCCGAGATCGCCAGGACGCTGCGCGACCGCAAGGTCAAGAACATCGAGCGCACCAAGCCCGATCTCATCGCCACAGGCAATATCGGTTGCATGACCCAGATCGCCGGCGGAACAGATATCCCGATCATCCACACCGTGGAACTGCTCGACTGGGTCTATGGCGGCGAGAAACCCGCCGGAATGCCCGATGCGCCGGCAAAGGTCCAAAAGCTCGAAGCTGCCGAATAG
- a CDS encoding ATP phosphoribosyltransferase regulatory subunit: protein MCWGGAFFVTQAGLPTFADELALALDALEAGRVDIPVIQPAEPFLDMAGEDLRRRIFLTESETGESLCLRPEFTIPVCRAHIAESVGTPRRYSYLGKVFRQRRDGANEFFQAGVEDLGEPDEARADARAVSDARTLVSSFAPGNALTVTIGDQSVFEAVVAGLGLPAGWQKRLIHAFGNEQALNAMIARLASPDESAALDDTVAGFLAAGDASGLEKHIESVMEATGYSTHASRSPAEITARLMDKQALASTRLSPDALDALKTFLALDVPLDRAAETLAAFASSAGLDIRSAQTSFEARLDALSERGEDLSSIHWRAAFGRPLDYYTGLVFEIAAGGANLVLAGGGRYDRLMALLGAQAPIPAVGFSLWLDRIETVRAGS from the coding sequence ATGTGTTGGGGAGGGGCCTTTTTTGTGACCCAGGCCGGACTTCCCACATTTGCCGATGAGCTAGCGCTTGCGCTTGACGCGCTTGAGGCTGGCCGTGTCGACATCCCGGTGATCCAGCCGGCCGAGCCGTTTCTCGACATGGCTGGCGAGGATCTGCGCCGCCGTATCTTCTTGACCGAAAGCGAAACCGGCGAAAGCCTCTGCCTGAGGCCCGAATTCACCATTCCGGTCTGCCGCGCCCATATCGCCGAGAGTGTCGGCACGCCGCGCCGCTATTCCTATCTCGGCAAGGTGTTCCGCCAGCGCCGCGACGGCGCCAACGAGTTCTTCCAGGCAGGCGTCGAGGATCTGGGCGAACCCGATGAGGCACGTGCCGATGCGCGCGCGGTCTCCGACGCCCGCACGTTGGTCTCCAGTTTTGCGCCCGGGAATGCACTTACGGTCACGATCGGCGATCAGTCGGTGTTCGAGGCTGTGGTTGCGGGTCTTGGGCTGCCGGCCGGTTGGCAGAAGCGGTTGATCCATGCCTTCGGCAACGAACAGGCGCTCAACGCCATGATCGCCCGGCTCGCAAGTCCCGATGAATCGGCAGCTCTCGATGACACGGTCGCGGGGTTCCTCGCCGCCGGCGACGCATCCGGGCTCGAGAAGCATATCGAAAGCGTGATGGAAGCCACCGGCTATTCGACCCACGCCAGCCGCTCGCCTGCCGAGATCACCGCCCGACTGATGGACAAGCAGGCGCTTGCCTCCACCCGGCTGTCGCCAGATGCACTTGATGCGCTCAAGACGTTTCTTGCGCTGGATGTTCCGCTCGACCGCGCGGCAGAAACACTCGCGGCGTTCGCCAGCAGCGCCGGGCTCGACATCCGGTCTGCCCAGACCAGTTTCGAAGCCCGACTCGATGCCCTGTCGGAGCGCGGCGAGGACCTTTCCAGCATCCATTGGCGCGCAGCCTTTGGCCGTCCTCTGGATTACTACACCGGTCTGGTTTTCGAGATCGCAGCGGGCGGGGCCAATCTGGTTCTTGCCGGTGGCGGCCGCTACGACCGGCTGATGGCGCTGCTCGGTGCGCAGGCCCCGATCCCGGCCGTTGGCTTTTCGCTCTGGCTCGACCGGATTGAAACCGTGAGGGCAGGATCATGA
- a CDS encoding DMT family transporter, giving the protein MLTNSGGPIPPSSPFESPSLRLILLTALTMTAFAANSVLGRMAIGSGETPLIDPATYSAVRLIAGAVALALIVWFSMARRGQSELARSGSWSSAFALFVYAAAFSYAYVALDTGVGALILFACVQATMIGWSLKEGDRPSPLEWLGLLTAFGAFIWLVSPGLAAPDPLAAAAMAVSGIAWGAYSLRGRGLPDPLKATADNFLRSVVFLAPLGVLVAIAGLPVHATGSGLVLAVLSGAVTSGIGYALWYRVLKQIGGTQGAIVQLTVPVIAAFGGTLFLAEAWTLRLAVSSVLILGGVALAILAKQRRG; this is encoded by the coding sequence TTGTTGACCAACTCCGGCGGCCCGATTCCACCGTCATCTCCGTTCGAAAGCCCTTCCTTGCGCCTCATTCTCCTCACGGCCCTGACGATGACCGCCTTTGCGGCCAATTCCGTGCTCGGGCGGATGGCAATCGGATCGGGCGAGACACCGCTGATCGATCCAGCAACTTATTCTGCGGTGCGGCTGATCGCAGGTGCCGTGGCGCTGGCGCTCATTGTCTGGTTCAGCATGGCGCGGCGCGGCCAGTCCGAGCTGGCGCGTTCCGGATCCTGGAGCTCGGCATTTGCGCTGTTTGTCTACGCAGCAGCGTTTTCCTACGCCTATGTGGCGCTTGATACAGGCGTGGGTGCGCTCATTCTGTTTGCCTGCGTCCAGGCCACCATGATCGGCTGGAGCCTGAAGGAAGGCGACCGGCCCTCGCCGCTCGAATGGCTTGGATTGCTCACCGCCTTTGGTGCCTTCATCTGGCTGGTCTCGCCCGGGCTTGCGGCGCCCGATCCGCTGGCGGCCGCTGCCATGGCCGTTTCCGGGATCGCCTGGGGCGCCTATTCGCTCAGAGGCCGGGGCTTGCCGGATCCGCTCAAGGCCACGGCGGACAATTTTCTGCGTTCGGTAGTCTTTCTTGCCCCGCTTGGGGTGCTGGTCGCCATCGCAGGATTGCCGGTTCATGCAACGGGCAGCGGGCTGGTTCTGGCAGTCCTTTCAGGCGCTGTCACATCCGGCATCGGTTACGCGTTGTGGTACCGGGTTCTCAAGCAGATCGGCGGCACGCAGGGCGCAATCGTGCAATTGACTGTGCCGGTGATCGCGGCCTTCGGTGGAACATTGTTTCTCGCCGAAGCTTGGACATTGCGGCTGGCAGTTTCATCGGTGCTGATCTTGGGCGGGGTGGCGCTGGCGATCCTCGCCAAGCAGAGACGCGGCTGA